From Amycolatopsis sp. YIM 10, the proteins below share one genomic window:
- a CDS encoding WXG100 family type VII secretion target, whose product MAEDDTELLNSPHVSDATKRKLEQTGADPLSGLSGGATYKEVREHAVREMNNGRKVEESTAKAHSDLSAQQPPGANGAGVAKSDDVLDLAKPALDFFSTWIDQVWNNVPGVSRLEYMPEIWDLFHQNRGIDFRKFTDEAEEYGKAREVVEQTMEGARAELNTLFGDWEGAGAAAARTKYEEGIVPDSQKLLDQLEGAATLIPETITAIYETLKQQVDEVLLLSRATIAGADVETAAKIARVAPGGSDSNEADRLDAVRFFDRQWGSNLEAGLSELSMTYVVAEELIPQFCEGWLTSFKAEFEPLLQAFKDLCGQTNKTVDGQWYALAEFMSDYTNEFTDAAAPAAAPQQPSGPPPGGTGPAMTGGGPPAMPAGGTGGAPSMPSPPPPPAPPPMPAAPEAAAAPGTDAASGMASDAAEKNPVTGGELELDPETGEAYPIDPLTGEAVKEPSGAALTVEKGENKLSLSEPDADGNMAITVEGPSGEPKDYQLAFDGEGTEGDEIFRPGEDGKILVEDGPLKITAERPDGPDGQTVVEVDDGSGEPTRYVLGEQHEEAAAQPAAAAPVTAAPAAAPPAPAAEPAAATPSPAAPAPEPALDPGDLLLPAEAGGQPEAGGQSTAPQSVDAGDFLSSGAAAVGLGEPALGDTASVPGAAPSGIGLGSAPGGAAPQQPAASPPGSSQDSAVAAGMGMMGGMGGGAGGGNAGEVERAPNQYRHSGNLFDTPAPANRISGSLDDDDDGLIGFGR is encoded by the coding sequence ATGGCCGAAGATGACACCGAACTGCTGAACAGTCCCCACGTTTCCGACGCGACCAAGAGAAAGCTGGAGCAAACGGGAGCCGACCCGTTGAGCGGGCTGTCCGGCGGGGCCACTTACAAAGAGGTCCGCGAACACGCTGTCCGGGAAATGAACAACGGGCGGAAGGTCGAGGAAAGCACCGCCAAGGCCCACAGTGACTTGTCCGCGCAACAGCCGCCGGGCGCCAACGGCGCCGGGGTCGCGAAGTCCGACGACGTGCTCGATCTGGCCAAACCGGCCCTCGATTTCTTCTCCACCTGGATAGACCAGGTCTGGAACAACGTGCCCGGCGTGAGCCGACTCGAATACATGCCGGAAATCTGGGATCTCTTCCACCAGAACCGCGGCATCGACTTCCGCAAGTTCACCGACGAGGCCGAGGAGTACGGCAAGGCGCGGGAAGTGGTCGAGCAGACCATGGAGGGGGCCCGTGCGGAGCTGAACACCTTGTTCGGTGACTGGGAGGGTGCGGGCGCGGCGGCCGCGCGGACGAAGTACGAAGAAGGCATCGTCCCGGATTCGCAAAAACTGCTGGATCAGCTGGAAGGCGCGGCCACGCTCATTCCGGAAACCATCACGGCGATTTACGAAACGCTGAAGCAGCAGGTCGACGAGGTCTTGTTGCTGAGCAGGGCGACCATCGCCGGTGCCGATGTCGAAACCGCCGCGAAGATCGCCAGGGTGGCGCCGGGCGGATCGGACAGCAATGAGGCGGACCGGCTGGACGCGGTGCGGTTCTTCGACCGCCAGTGGGGCAGCAACCTGGAAGCGGGGCTGAGCGAACTCAGCATGACCTATGTGGTCGCCGAAGAGCTCATCCCGCAATTTTGTGAAGGCTGGCTGACCTCGTTCAAGGCGGAATTCGAGCCCCTGCTCCAGGCTTTCAAAGACCTTTGCGGGCAAACGAACAAAACTGTCGATGGTCAATGGTACGCGCTCGCGGAATTCATGAGCGATTACACCAATGAATTCACCGACGCGGCGGCTCCGGCGGCCGCACCGCAGCAGCCGTCCGGCCCGCCGCCGGGCGGGACGGGCCCGGCGATGACCGGGGGCGGACCGCCTGCCATGCCCGCCGGTGGGACCGGTGGGGCCCCGTCGATGCCCAGCCCACCGCCGCCTCCTGCCCCGCCGCCGATGCCGGCCGCACCGGAAGCGGCGGCCGCGCCGGGGACCGATGCGGCTTCCGGGATGGCGTCCGATGCGGCGGAGAAGAACCCGGTCACCGGCGGTGAACTCGAACTCGACCCGGAAACCGGCGAGGCCTACCCGATCGATCCGCTCACCGGCGAGGCGGTGAAGGAGCCCAGCGGCGCGGCGCTGACCGTGGAGAAGGGCGAGAACAAGCTGTCCCTCTCCGAGCCGGACGCCGACGGGAACATGGCGATCACGGTCGAGGGGCCGTCGGGCGAACCGAAGGACTACCAGCTGGCCTTCGACGGTGAGGGAACCGAAGGGGACGAGATCTTCCGGCCGGGTGAGGACGGGAAGATCCTCGTCGAGGACGGCCCGCTGAAGATCACCGCCGAACGACCGGACGGGCCGGACGGGCAGACCGTGGTCGAGGTCGACGACGGTTCGGGTGAGCCGACCAGGTACGTCCTCGGCGAGCAACACGAGGAAGCCGCAGCTCAACCGGCCGCGGCCGCTCCCGTCACAGCTGCTCCCGCCGCAGCCCCACCCGCGCCTGCGGCAGAACCCGCAGCAGCGACTCCTTCCCCCGCCGCCCCTGCTCCAGAGCCGGCCCTCGACCCCGGCGACCTGCTTTTGCCCGCAGAAGCAGGTGGGCAGCCGGAGGCGGGTGGGCAGTCGACCGCGCCGCAGTCCGTCGATGCCGGTGACTTCCTGTCCAGCGGCGCGGCCGCGGTCGGCCTCGGCGAACCGGCGCTCGGTGACACCGCCTCGGTCCCCGGTGCGGCTCCCAGCGGCATCGGTCTCGGCTCGGCGCCGGGCGGTGCCGCGCCCCAGCAGCCCGCCGCGTCGCCGCCGGGGTCGTCGCAGGACAGCGCGGTCGCGGCGGGCATGGGCATGATGGGTGGCATGGGCGGCGGCGCCGGCGGCGGCAACGCCGGTGAGGTCGAGCGCGCGCCCAACCAGTACCGGCATTCCGGCAACCTTTTTGATACGCCGGCGCCGGCGAACCGCATCAGCGGCTCGCTGGACGATGACGATGACGGCCTGATCGGATTCGGCCGTTGA
- the glmM gene encoding phosphoglucosamine mutase, which produces MARLFGTDGVRGLANAELTPELAMSIAASAARVLAAHDHSHRPVAVVGRDPRASGEMLEAAVVAGLASAGADVRRLGVLPTPAVAYLVGALGADLGVMISASHNPMPDNGIKLFAAGGHKLPDGIEDEIEAGLGHGGVRPTGAEVGRVTDVEDALSRYVQHLLASTPHSLAGVRVVVDCANGAASAAAPEVYRKAGAEVIAIHADPDGININDDCGSTHMDRVSAAVREHNADLGIAHDGDADRCLAVDANGELVDGDQIMAVLALAMAESGELTDETLVATVMSNLGLHLAMREHGVQIRTTGVGDRYVLEELRAGGFALGGEQSGHVVLPAHATTGDGLLTALRVMSRMASTGKSLADLAGVMRRLPQVLINVRVADKAAVADSDAVRKAVDAVEAELGDEGRVLLRPSGTEQLVRVMVEAAEQETAQAAADRLAGVVSTAS; this is translated from the coding sequence TCGATCGCCGCCAGCGCCGCCAGGGTGCTCGCCGCGCACGATCACTCACACCGCCCGGTCGCCGTGGTCGGCCGTGACCCCCGCGCCAGCGGCGAGATGCTGGAGGCCGCCGTCGTGGCCGGTCTCGCGTCCGCCGGCGCCGACGTGCGCCGCCTCGGCGTGCTGCCCACGCCCGCGGTCGCCTACCTGGTCGGCGCGCTCGGCGCGGACCTGGGCGTGATGATCTCCGCCTCGCACAACCCCATGCCCGACAACGGCATCAAGCTCTTCGCCGCGGGCGGGCACAAGCTCCCCGACGGCATCGAGGACGAGATCGAGGCCGGGCTCGGCCACGGTGGCGTCCGGCCCACCGGCGCCGAGGTCGGTCGTGTCACCGACGTCGAGGACGCGCTCAGCCGCTACGTCCAGCACCTCCTCGCCTCCACCCCGCACTCGCTCGCCGGGGTGCGCGTGGTCGTCGACTGCGCCAACGGCGCCGCCTCGGCCGCCGCCCCCGAGGTCTACCGCAAGGCGGGCGCCGAGGTCATCGCGATCCACGCCGATCCGGACGGCATCAACATCAACGACGACTGCGGCTCCACCCACATGGACCGGGTCAGCGCCGCGGTGCGCGAGCACAACGCCGACCTGGGCATCGCCCACGACGGCGACGCCGACCGCTGCCTCGCCGTGGACGCCAACGGCGAACTGGTCGACGGCGACCAGATCATGGCCGTGCTCGCACTGGCTATGGCGGAGTCCGGCGAGCTGACCGACGAGACCCTGGTCGCCACCGTGATGAGCAACCTGGGCCTGCACCTGGCCATGCGTGAGCACGGCGTCCAGATCCGCACCACCGGCGTCGGTGACCGGTACGTGCTCGAGGAGCTGCGCGCGGGCGGGTTCGCGCTCGGCGGCGAGCAGTCCGGTCACGTGGTGCTGCCCGCGCACGCCACCACCGGTGACGGTCTGCTGACGGCCCTTCGTGTGATGAGCCGCATGGCCTCGACCGGCAAGTCGCTGGCCGACCTCGCCGGCGTCATGCGGCGGCTGCCGCAGGTGCTGATCAACGTGCGGGTCGCGGACAAGGCCGCGGTCGCCGATTCGGACGCGGTGCGCAAGGCGGTCGACGCGGTCGAAGCCGAGCTGGGTGACGAAGGTCGCGTGCTGCTGCGGCCGTCGGGCACCGAGCAACTGGTGCGCGTGATGGTCGAAGCGGCCGAGCAGGAAACCGCGCAGGCGGCCGCCGATCGCCTCGCCGGAGTGGTCTCCACCGCCTCCTGA